Proteins encoded by one window of Paraburkholderia terrae:
- a CDS encoding sensor histidine kinase encodes MNLSLTQRLSLVFSILLLACCGASAWLQIRSSDLHEKEVIQSLSRDLASHIARSPALADDSNDGSRKDALREIFGQLMVVNPSVEVYLLDQNGHIEGDDAPAGHLKRMQVDVRPVREFIAGDPLPILGDDPRSVDGRKVFSAALLPHASNRPPEYLYVVLQGEAHDALAARVAASSVLRTTLWSMAVVALLGLVAGLMAFGLITRPLRRLTDAMRKFDANGEPDTQPAIANAARPSPSNSRDEIATLESTFAQMAERIGQQWRALTRQDQERRELVANISHDLRTPLTSLHGYLETLSMKSDTLSDAERKRYLAIALGQSVKVGRLAQSLFELARLEHGNVQLALEDFSLVDLLQDVFQKFELSAEARHIRLRAGIPPRLPNVTADLGMIERVLTNLLDNAIRHTPDAGAVDVDLAVRDGKVLVTVSDTGPGMSEEVRAGLFQRAFTSGGAHRGGLGLLIVQRMLQLHDSQIRLVERDGVGTAFCFELHPAGSVQKGGRVVASMQ; translated from the coding sequence GTGAACCTGTCGTTGACACAGCGGTTGTCGCTGGTGTTTTCCATCTTGCTGCTCGCGTGCTGCGGCGCGTCGGCGTGGCTGCAGATACGTTCGAGCGATCTGCACGAAAAGGAAGTGATCCAGAGCCTGTCGCGCGATCTCGCCTCGCATATCGCGCGCAGTCCGGCACTGGCGGACGACAGCAACGACGGCTCGCGCAAGGACGCATTGCGCGAGATTTTCGGGCAGTTGATGGTGGTCAATCCGAGCGTCGAGGTGTATCTGCTCGATCAGAACGGGCATATAGAAGGCGACGACGCACCCGCCGGACACCTGAAGCGGATGCAGGTCGACGTGCGGCCGGTGCGCGAGTTCATCGCTGGCGATCCGCTGCCGATACTCGGCGACGACCCGCGCAGCGTCGACGGGCGCAAGGTGTTCAGCGCGGCGTTGCTGCCGCACGCGAGCAACCGGCCGCCCGAATACCTGTACGTCGTGTTGCAGGGCGAAGCGCACGACGCGCTCGCCGCACGCGTCGCAGCTAGCTCGGTGTTGCGCACGACGTTATGGTCGATGGCGGTCGTCGCGCTGCTTGGTCTCGTGGCGGGTTTGATGGCGTTCGGGCTGATTACGCGGCCGCTGCGCCGTCTCACCGACGCGATGCGCAAGTTCGACGCGAACGGCGAGCCGGATACACAACCCGCGATTGCCAACGCGGCGCGCCCGTCGCCTTCGAATTCGCGCGACGAAATTGCAACGCTCGAATCGACGTTCGCGCAGATGGCCGAGCGCATCGGGCAGCAATGGCGCGCGTTGACGCGGCAGGACCAGGAGCGGCGCGAACTGGTGGCGAACATTTCACACGATCTGCGTACGCCGCTGACTTCGCTGCACGGCTACCTGGAAACGCTGTCGATGAAGTCGGACACGCTGAGCGACGCCGAGCGCAAGCGTTATCTGGCTATCGCGCTTGGGCAGAGTGTGAAGGTCGGCAGGCTTGCGCAGTCGCTGTTCGAACTCGCGCGGCTGGAGCACGGGAACGTGCAGCTTGCGCTTGAGGATTTCTCGCTGGTCGATCTGTTGCAGGACGTGTTTCAGAAGTTCGAGCTGTCTGCCGAAGCGCGGCATATCCGGCTGCGTGCCGGCATTCCGCCACGTTTGCCGAACGTGACGGCGGACCTTGGGATGATCGAGCGCGTGCTGACCAATCTGCTCGATAATGCGATCCGTCATACGCCGGATGCGGGCGCTGTCGATGTTGATCTTGCGGTGCGGGACGGTAAGGTGTTGGTGACCGTGAGCGATACCGGGCCGGGGATGTCGGAAGAAGTGCGGGCGGGTCTGTTTCAGCGCGCGTTTACGTCGGGCGGCGCGCATCGCGGGGGGCTGGGGTTGCTGATCGTGCAGAGGATGCTGCAGTTGCATGATAGCCAGATTCGGCTTGTTGAGCGGGATGGCGTTGGCACCGCGTTTTGTTTTGAATTGCATCCGGCGGGTAGTGTGCAGAAGGGGGGGCGCGTGGTGGCGTCCATGCAGTAG
- a CDS encoding response regulator transcription factor, whose product MDHPKRVLIVEDDVDIANVLSLHLRDERYEVVHSADGNEGLRLLEQGNWDALILDLMLPGVDGLEICRRARAMARYTPIIITSARSSEVHRILGLELGADDYLAKPFSVLELVARVKALLRRVDAMAKDARMEAGSLNLAGLFIDPLTREASVNGKRIELTPREFDLLYFFASRPGKVFSRMDLLNAVWGYQHEGYEHTVNTHINRLRAKIEADPAQPTRILTVWGRGYKFVADPAAHEGDAS is encoded by the coding sequence ATGGACCATCCAAAGCGCGTACTGATCGTCGAAGACGATGTCGACATAGCGAATGTGCTGAGCCTGCACCTGCGGGACGAACGCTACGAGGTTGTCCATAGCGCCGACGGCAACGAAGGGCTGCGGTTGCTGGAGCAGGGCAACTGGGATGCGCTGATCCTCGACCTGATGCTGCCGGGCGTCGATGGCCTGGAGATCTGCCGGCGCGCCCGGGCGATGGCGCGCTATACGCCCATCATCATCACCAGCGCGCGTTCGAGCGAAGTACACCGCATTCTTGGTCTGGAACTCGGCGCGGACGACTACCTCGCCAAGCCTTTTTCCGTGCTCGAACTGGTCGCGCGCGTGAAGGCGCTGTTGCGACGCGTCGATGCGATGGCGAAAGACGCGCGGATGGAAGCGGGCAGCCTGAACCTCGCCGGGCTGTTCATCGATCCGCTCACGCGCGAGGCGAGCGTCAACGGCAAGCGGATCGAACTGACGCCGCGCGAGTTCGATCTGCTGTACTTCTTCGCGAGCCGTCCGGGCAAGGTGTTCTCGCGTATGGATCTGCTGAACGCCGTGTGGGGCTATCAGCACGAAGGCTACGAGCACACCGTCAATACGCACATCAACCGGCTGCGCGCGAAGATCGAGGCCGACCCCGCGCAGCCCACGCGCATCCTGACGGTGTGGGGACGCGGCTACAAGTTCGTCGCCGATCCCGCGGCGCACGAAGGAGACGCGTCGTGA
- the msrB gene encoding peptide-methionine (R)-S-oxide reductase MsrB, whose protein sequence is MKSRRRFLLSGGSALAALAALTHWRAFAAGTPGTADAKDAAPGAPARFEVTRTDAQWRAQLTPAQYHVLREEGTERPFSSPLNDEHRSGVFACAGCSRELFSSRTKFDSHTGWPSFWAPLDHAVATREDGSWGMVRTEVHCGRCGGHLGHVFDDGPKPTGLRYCMNGLAMTFTPRAA, encoded by the coding sequence ATGAAAAGCCGCAGGCGGTTCCTGTTATCGGGCGGCAGCGCGCTCGCTGCGCTGGCCGCGCTTACGCACTGGCGGGCGTTTGCGGCGGGAACGCCGGGCACAGCGGACGCAAAGGACGCAGCGCCCGGCGCACCCGCGCGCTTCGAAGTCACGCGCACCGATGCGCAATGGCGCGCGCAGCTCACGCCAGCGCAATATCACGTGCTGCGCGAGGAAGGCACGGAGCGCCCGTTCAGCAGCCCGCTGAACGACGAGCATCGCAGCGGCGTGTTCGCCTGCGCGGGTTGCAGCCGTGAACTGTTTTCGTCGCGCACGAAGTTCGACAGCCATACGGGCTGGCCGAGCTTCTGGGCCCCGCTCGATCATGCTGTCGCGACGCGCGAAGACGGCTCATGGGGCATGGTGCGCACGGAAGTGCATTGCGGGCGCTGCGGCGGCCATCTGGGACATGTGTTCGACGACGGCCCGAAGCCCACGGGCTTGCGCTACTGCATGAACGGGCTCGCGATGACCTTCACACCGCGCGCCGCCTGA
- a CDS encoding cytochrome c biogenesis protein DipZ yields the protein MLLIVLAYLGGALTILSPCILPVLPFVFARADQPFARSGLPLLGGMALTFALVATLAAVGGGWVTQANQYGRWIAIVLLGVFGLTLLLPRLADRLMHPLVSAGNRLSELAQADGAKPRIGSSFLLGIATGLLWAPCAGPILGLVLTGAALRGASVGTTFLLLAYAAGAATSLAIALLIGGRVFTAMKRSLGAGEWVRRGIGVAMLCGVAAIALGLDTGVLTKVSTVATSGIEQHLVDSLSPRKPASDAMMSANVQTDGPAMMKAADTQPASTDATPPAGTMMRASAAAAPLPVEGTLPSLTGAVQWLNSPPLTNAQLKGKVVLVDFWTYSCINCLRTLPYVKAWSQKYRDMGLVVIGVHAPEFAFERNIDNVKKATHDLGVDYPVAIDNNYAIWRAFGNQYWPAHYFVDAQGRVRHHHFGEGEYEQSEKVIQQLLVEAGHPEAAQVATGLTQRAKGVEAAADGNDMMSPETYIGYARAENFASPGGEAENRAHTYAAPSSPDVNDWGLAGTWKVGAEHATLAAPNGRIVYRFHARDLHLVLGPGAAGKPVHFRVTIDGATPGDARGTDVSADGTGVVTEQRLYQLVRQTGDVADHTFAIEFLDPGVEAYAFTFG from the coding sequence ATGTTACTCATTGTCCTCGCTTACCTCGGCGGCGCTCTCACGATCCTGAGTCCGTGCATTCTGCCCGTGCTGCCCTTCGTCTTCGCGCGCGCCGACCAGCCGTTCGCACGCTCCGGCCTGCCGCTGCTCGGGGGCATGGCGCTGACGTTCGCGCTCGTCGCGACGCTCGCAGCTGTCGGCGGCGGCTGGGTCACGCAGGCCAACCAGTACGGCCGCTGGATCGCGATCGTGCTGCTCGGCGTGTTCGGGCTCACGCTGCTGCTGCCGCGTCTCGCCGACCGTCTGATGCACCCGCTCGTCAGTGCCGGCAACCGGTTGTCCGAGCTTGCGCAGGCGGACGGCGCAAAGCCGCGTATCGGCTCGTCGTTTCTGCTCGGCATCGCAACGGGCCTACTGTGGGCGCCGTGCGCGGGCCCGATCCTCGGCCTCGTGCTGACGGGCGCCGCGTTGCGCGGCGCGAGCGTCGGTACGACCTTTCTGTTGCTCGCCTATGCGGCGGGCGCTGCGACCTCGCTGGCCATCGCGCTGCTGATCGGCGGACGGGTCTTCACGGCGATGAAGCGCTCGCTCGGCGCGGGTGAATGGGTGCGGCGCGGAATCGGCGTGGCGATGCTGTGCGGCGTCGCGGCCATCGCGCTCGGCCTCGATACGGGCGTGCTGACGAAGGTATCGACGGTGGCGACGAGCGGCATCGAACAGCACCTCGTGGACAGCCTGTCGCCGCGCAAACCCGCCAGCGACGCGATGATGTCGGCGAATGTGCAAACAGATGGCCCCGCCATGATGAAGGCCGCCGACACGCAGCCTGCCTCCACCGATGCCACACCGCCCGCAGGCACGATGATGCGCGCATCGGCTGCGGCGGCACCGTTGCCTGTCGAGGGCACGCTGCCGTCGCTGACGGGCGCCGTGCAATGGCTGAACTCGCCGCCGCTCACGAATGCGCAGCTGAAGGGCAAGGTCGTGCTGGTCGATTTCTGGACCTATTCGTGTATCAACTGCCTGCGCACGCTGCCGTACGTGAAAGCGTGGTCGCAGAAGTATCGCGACATGGGGCTCGTCGTGATCGGCGTGCATGCGCCGGAGTTCGCATTCGAGCGCAATATCGATAACGTGAAGAAGGCCACGCACGATCTCGGCGTCGATTACCCGGTCGCAATCGACAACAACTATGCAATCTGGCGTGCGTTCGGCAACCAGTACTGGCCGGCCCACTATTTCGTCGATGCGCAGGGTCGCGTGCGTCATCATCACTTCGGTGAAGGCGAGTATGAACAGTCGGAGAAAGTGATCCAGCAACTGCTCGTGGAAGCCGGTCATCCCGAAGCAGCTCAGGTGGCGACGGGTCTCACGCAGCGCGCGAAAGGCGTCGAGGCGGCCGCCGACGGCAACGACATGATGTCGCCGGAAACGTACATCGGCTATGCGCGTGCCGAGAATTTCGCATCGCCGGGTGGCGAAGCCGAGAACCGCGCACATACCTATGCCGCGCCGTCGAGCCCCGACGTTAACGACTGGGGACTCGCGGGCACGTGGAAAGTGGGCGCCGAGCACGCGACGCTCGCCGCGCCGAACGGACGCATCGTCTATCGCTTCCATGCGCGTGACCTGCATCTGGTGCTCGGGCCGGGCGCTGCCGGCAAGCCGGTGCATTTTCGCGTGACGATCGACGGCGCCACGCCGGGCGACGCGCGCGGCACCGACGTGAGCGCCGACGGCACGGGCGTCGTGACGGAACAGCGTCTCTATCAGCTCGTGCGTCAGACGGGCGACGTAGCCGATCACACCTTTGCGATCGAGTTTCTCGATCCGGGTGTCGAGGCGTACGCGTTCACGTTCGGTTAA
- the msrA gene encoding peptide-methionine (S)-S-oxide reductase MsrA codes for MNKKLIASALGWSRTSAGRIVACVAIGAGALAWQHVASAEQAVRIPPPAQDEKVGSVHTETAVFAGGCFWGVQGVYEHVKGVQQVASGYAGGAANTAQYETVSGGDTGHAESVRITYDPTQITYGRLLQIFFSVAHNPTQLNYQGPDHGTQYRSVVFPQNAEQRGIAQAYIAQLNGAKVFSAPIVTKIEDFKGFYPAEQYHQNYLVLHPDSPYIAINDLPKIDYLKKMFPDVYRNDPVLLKASAS; via the coding sequence GTGAACAAGAAACTCATCGCAAGCGCATTGGGCTGGAGCCGCACGTCGGCGGGCAGGATCGTGGCGTGCGTCGCCATCGGCGCGGGCGCCCTTGCGTGGCAACACGTTGCTTCGGCGGAACAGGCGGTCCGGATTCCGCCGCCCGCGCAGGACGAAAAAGTGGGCAGCGTACACACGGAAACGGCCGTCTTCGCGGGCGGCTGCTTCTGGGGCGTTCAGGGCGTGTACGAGCACGTCAAGGGCGTCCAGCAGGTCGCCTCGGGCTACGCAGGCGGCGCGGCGAACACCGCGCAGTACGAGACCGTGAGCGGCGGCGACACGGGGCACGCGGAGTCGGTGCGGATCACGTATGACCCGACGCAGATCACCTATGGCCGGTTGCTGCAAATTTTCTTCTCGGTCGCGCACAATCCGACCCAGCTGAACTACCAAGGACCGGATCACGGCACGCAGTATCGTTCGGTGGTGTTTCCGCAGAATGCCGAGCAGCGTGGCATCGCGCAGGCTTATATCGCGCAGTTGAACGGCGCGAAGGTGTTTTCTGCGCCGATCGTCACGAAGATCGAGGACTTCAAGGGTTTTTATCCTGCCGAGCAGTATCACCAGAACTATCTGGTGCTGCATCCGGATTCGCCGTACATCGCGATCAACGATCTGCCGAAAATCGATTATCTGAAGAAGATGTTCCCGGATGTCTATCGCAACGATCCCGTGTTGCTGAAGGCGTCGGCTTCATGA
- a CDS encoding aldo/keto reductase — translation MLPLAMSIPSLGAAQQKSTPRMERRAIPSTGEPLPVVGCGTWRTFDVGDDPNGQARLAEVLKVLFAAGGSTIDSSPMYGSSEAVAGTLLTRLDAHNKAFVATKVWTQGKAAGIAQMEESMRRLQQPKIDLMQVHNLVDWRTQLATLRDWKASGRIRYIGITHYTSGAFDEVASVMRSEKPDFVQINYAADDRDAEQRILPLARDLGIGVVINQPFGGGGLLSRVGKTPLPAWAADIGCTTWAQLLLKFVLAQPAVTVVIPGTGRPEYMADNVQAGVGPYPDKAMCKRIVEAVGG, via the coding sequence ATGCTGCCGCTCGCGATGTCCATTCCATCCCTCGGCGCCGCCCAGCAAAAATCAACGCCTCGCATGGAACGGCGCGCGATCCCGTCAACCGGCGAACCGCTGCCCGTCGTCGGCTGCGGCACGTGGCGCACCTTCGACGTCGGCGACGATCCGAACGGCCAGGCGCGGCTCGCCGAAGTGCTGAAAGTTCTGTTCGCAGCGGGCGGCTCAACAATCGACTCGTCGCCGATGTACGGCTCGTCCGAAGCCGTCGCGGGCACGCTGCTCACGCGGCTCGACGCGCACAACAAGGCGTTCGTCGCGACCAAGGTGTGGACGCAAGGCAAAGCCGCAGGCATCGCGCAGATGGAAGAGTCGATGCGCCGCCTGCAGCAACCGAAGATTGACCTGATGCAGGTCCACAACCTCGTCGACTGGCGCACGCAGCTCGCGACGCTGCGCGACTGGAAAGCAAGCGGGCGTATTCGCTATATCGGCATTACGCATTACACGTCAGGCGCGTTCGATGAAGTCGCCAGCGTGATGCGCAGCGAGAAGCCCGACTTCGTGCAGATCAACTACGCCGCCGACGATCGCGACGCCGAGCAGCGCATTCTGCCGCTCGCGCGCGATCTCGGCATCGGTGTCGTGATCAATCAGCCGTTCGGCGGCGGCGGGTTGCTGTCGCGCGTCGGCAAGACGCCGCTGCCCGCGTGGGCCGCCGACATCGGCTGCACGACGTGGGCGCAACTGCTGCTGAAATTCGTGCTCGCGCAACCGGCCGTCACCGTCGTGATTCCCGGCACGGGACGCCCCGAGTACATGGCCGATAACGTGCAGGCAGGCGTGGGCCCATACCCCGACAAGGCGATGTGCAAACGGATCGTCGAGGCCGTGGGCGGGTAA
- a CDS encoding RidA family protein has translation MTEPTQFWMIEGAPTPVGPFSHATESGGWVFVTGQMPTSPDDDTAPLPEGVAAQTKRVMDNLVLVLKGIGLGLEHVVSARIFLTEFKRDYAAMNAVYAAHFPPGRLPARTCVGVTGLARDALVEIDFIARRPG, from the coding sequence ATGACCGAACCCACCCAGTTCTGGATGATCGAAGGCGCGCCGACGCCGGTCGGCCCATTTTCCCATGCGACGGAATCAGGCGGCTGGGTCTTCGTCACCGGCCAGATGCCCACATCCCCGGACGACGACACCGCCCCCTTACCCGAGGGCGTCGCCGCACAAACCAAACGCGTCATGGACAACCTCGTGCTGGTGCTCAAGGGCATCGGCCTCGGCCTCGAACACGTGGTATCGGCGCGTATCTTCCTCACTGAATTCAAACGCGACTACGCAGCGATGAATGCCGTCTACGCCGCGCATTTCCCGCCAGGACGGCTGCCCGCGCGCACCTGCGTCGGCGTAACAGGCCTCGCGCGCGACGCACTAGTCGAGATCGACTTCATCGCGCGCCGTCCGGGCTGA
- a CDS encoding MBL fold metallo-hydrolase — protein sequence MKSIIGSISQVLGFTAAQRSRALSSTSPQHNGERFRNVKPRPVEGLGKTLRIVWNVLLNKPRGTEPSGALPVDPLTPADLDAAPDRSLFRLGHSTMLLKLRGQFWLTDPVFAERASPFKRMGPKRFHAPPIAREALPPLRGVILSHDHYDHLDRETVLALAETTGVFLTPLGVGDRLIEWGVDASKVRQFDWWQGVEIDGVQLTATPAQHFSGRSLFDGNSTLWASWVIVDDDLRVFFSGDTGYFDGFKAIGERLGPFDVTLMETGAYDAQWPYVHMQPDDTVQAHVDLRGRWLVPIHNGTFDLAMHRWQEPFERVVGLAAARGIALSTPRMGERVDLAAPHRGERWWRDVVEVDADADAPKAARRVFCRAAGVE from the coding sequence ATGAAATCGATCATCGGCTCTATCAGTCAGGTTTTGGGATTCACGGCGGCGCAGCGCAGCCGCGCGTTGTCGAGTACGTCGCCGCAGCACAATGGCGAGCGCTTTCGCAACGTGAAGCCGCGTCCCGTCGAAGGGTTGGGCAAGACGCTGCGAATTGTGTGGAACGTGCTGCTCAACAAGCCTCGCGGCACCGAGCCGTCCGGCGCGCTACCCGTCGATCCGCTGACGCCCGCGGATCTCGACGCCGCGCCGGACCGGAGCCTTTTCCGTCTTGGCCATTCGACGATGCTGCTCAAGCTGCGCGGCCAGTTCTGGCTGACCGATCCGGTGTTTGCGGAACGCGCGTCGCCGTTCAAGCGGATGGGGCCGAAGCGTTTTCATGCGCCGCCGATTGCGCGTGAAGCGTTGCCGCCGTTGCGCGGCGTGATTCTGTCGCACGATCACTACGATCATCTGGATCGCGAGACGGTGCTGGCGCTGGCTGAAACGACGGGCGTGTTTCTGACGCCGCTGGGGGTTGGCGACCGGCTGATCGAGTGGGGTGTCGATGCGTCGAAGGTGCGGCAGTTCGACTGGTGGCAGGGTGTCGAGATCGACGGTGTGCAGTTGACGGCGACGCCTGCGCAGCATTTCTCGGGGCGCAGTCTGTTCGATGGGAATAGCACGTTGTGGGCTTCGTGGGTGATCGTCGATGATGACCTGCGGGTGTTTTTTAGTGGTGATACCGGGTACTTCGACGGTTTCAAGGCGATTGGCGAGCGGCTCGGGCCGTTTGACGTCACGTTGATGGAGACGGGCGCGTATGACGCGCAGTGGCCTTACGTGCATATGCAACCCGACGATACGGTGCAGGCGCATGTCGATCTGCGTGGTCGCTGGCTGGTGCCGATTCATAACGGGACGTTCGATCTGGCGATGCATCGGTGGCAGGAGCCGTTTGAGCGTGTCGTCGGACTTGCCGCTGCGCGCGGGATTGCGCTTTCTACGCCACGGATGGGGGAGAGAGTGGACTTGGCTGCGCCGCATCGGGGGGAACGGTGGTGGCGGGATGTTGTTGAGGTTGATGCTGATGCTGATGCGCCTAAGGCGGCGCGGCGGGTTTTTTGTCGGGCGGCTGGCGTGGAGTGA
- a CDS encoding TetR/AcrR family transcriptional regulator — protein sequence MDDSTTLPRLTDRKRAAVIEAAIDEFRAAGFDATSMDRIAARASVSKRTVYNHFPSKEALFAAILQQLWDASKAGDAPGYRADQPLRPQLIELLAQKLRLLNDEAFMSLARVAIAAGIHSPERARDMVARIGEREEGLTVWIRAAATDGRLDTPDPAFAAQQLHGLVKGFAFWPQVTMGQPSLTAEEQKTVAESSADMFLARYGTGVNGTA from the coding sequence ATGGACGACAGCACCACCCTTCCCCGTCTGACCGATCGCAAGCGCGCGGCCGTCATCGAAGCGGCCATCGACGAATTTCGCGCGGCCGGTTTCGACGCGACCAGCATGGACCGGATCGCCGCGCGCGCGAGCGTGTCGAAGCGCACCGTGTACAACCACTTTCCCAGCAAGGAGGCGCTGTTCGCAGCGATCCTCCAGCAGCTATGGGACGCCAGCAAGGCGGGCGATGCGCCCGGCTATCGCGCGGACCAGCCGTTGCGCCCTCAGCTGATCGAGTTGCTCGCGCAGAAGCTGCGGCTGTTGAACGACGAGGCGTTCATGTCGCTCGCGCGCGTCGCGATCGCGGCGGGCATTCATTCGCCGGAGCGCGCGCGGGACATGGTGGCGCGCATCGGTGAACGCGAGGAAGGACTGACTGTGTGGATACGCGCGGCCGCCACCGATGGCAGGCTCGATACACCGGACCCGGCGTTCGCCGCGCAGCAGTTGCATGGTCTCGTGAAGGGCTTTGCGTTCTGGCCGCAGGTGACGATGGGCCAGCCGTCGCTGACAGCGGAAGAACAGAAGACAGTCGCCGAGTCATCGGCCGATATGTTTCTGGCGCGCTACGGGACGGGCGTTAACGGCACAGCCTGA
- a CDS encoding glycosyltransferase translates to MIGIVIPAHDEEELLADCLQAARIAAAHPELRGELVRIVVALDSCTDGSESIARCFDTHALTLDVRNVGKARAAGAATLIEQGVRWLAFTDADSRVAPDWLVAQLALDAEAVCGPVLVEDWREHDELTREAFYRAYMNADGHRHIHGANLGVSARAYCRVGGFPPLTCSEDVALVGLLVETGARIAWSAAPRVVTSARITSKVRGGFGDTLMGLAAHE, encoded by the coding sequence ATGATCGGCATCGTGATCCCCGCGCACGACGAAGAGGAACTGCTTGCCGATTGTCTGCAGGCAGCACGGATCGCGGCTGCGCATCCAGAATTGCGCGGCGAACTGGTGAGAATCGTCGTTGCGCTCGATAGCTGCACGGACGGGTCCGAGTCGATTGCGCGCTGCTTCGACACACATGCGTTGACGCTCGATGTGCGCAACGTCGGCAAGGCGCGGGCCGCGGGCGCGGCGACGCTGATCGAGCAGGGCGTGCGCTGGCTCGCGTTCACCGATGCCGACAGCCGCGTCGCGCCGGACTGGCTGGTCGCGCAACTCGCGCTCGATGCGGAAGCGGTGTGCGGCCCCGTGCTCGTCGAAGACTGGCGCGAGCATGACGAGTTGACCCGCGAAGCGTTTTATCGCGCGTACATGAATGCGGACGGGCACCGGCATATTCATGGCGCGAATCTCGGCGTGTCGGCGCGCGCGTATTGCCGCGTCGGCGGGTTTCCGCCGCTCACGTGCAGCGAGGATGTCGCGCTGGTGGGGCTGCTCGTCGAGACGGGTGCGCGGATCGCGTGGAGCGCGGCGCCGCGTGTGGTGACGAGCGCGCGGATTACGTCGAAGGTGCGGGGCGGGTTCGGGGATACGCTGATGGGGCTGGCGGCGCATGAATGA
- a CDS encoding class I SAM-dependent methyltransferase: protein MSFSAAYFDDLYRQDDDPWDYRASWYERRKRLLTIAALPRERYWSGFEPACSNGELSALLAQRCDSLYACDISDHAVRLARERLAGVRNITVERRAVPDQWPDASFDLIVIGELCYYLSREATAELARRACASLTADGTLVACHWRHPFEGKLQTADDVHACFDALPALNRLVQHAEHDLLLDVWSKDGHSVAQYEGLA, encoded by the coding sequence ATGTCTTTCTCCGCCGCCTATTTCGACGATCTGTACCGACAGGACGACGACCCCTGGGACTATCGCGCGAGCTGGTATGAGCGCCGCAAGCGTCTGCTGACCATCGCGGCGCTGCCGCGCGAGCGCTATTGGTCGGGCTTCGAGCCGGCCTGTTCGAACGGGGAGTTGTCGGCGCTGCTCGCGCAGCGTTGCGACAGCCTGTACGCGTGCGACATCAGCGACCACGCCGTGCGTCTTGCACGCGAGCGTCTCGCAGGCGTGCGCAACATCACCGTCGAGCGGCGCGCGGTGCCGGACCAATGGCCCGACGCGAGCTTCGATCTGATCGTGATCGGCGAGTTGTGCTACTACCTGTCGCGCGAAGCGACGGCGGAACTTGCGCGGCGCGCGTGCGCGTCGTTGACGGCGGATGGCACGCTGGTCGCGTGCCACTGGCGTCATCCGTTCGAAGGCAAGCTGCAAACCGCCGACGATGTACACGCGTGCTTCGACGCGCTGCCCGCGCTGAACCGCCTCGTGCAACATGCGGAGCACGATCTGCTGCTGGACGTGTGGTCGAAGGATGGGCACTCGGTTGCGCAATACGAGGGGCTCGCATGA